GCCGAAGTCGGACAGCTTGGCGCGCGGGGCGCCGCCGGGACCGGGCGAGGAGGCCTGGTCCAGCAGGATGTTCTCGGGCTTGACGTCGCGGTGGACGATGCCGGCCGCGTGCGCGACGGCCAGGCCCTCGGCGACGTCGGCGGTGATGGAGACGGCGGCCTGCGGTGTCAGCGGACCCTCGCGGTCGAGCCGCGAGCGCAGGTCCGAGCCGTGCACCAGCTCCATCACCAGGGCCAGGTCGTCCCCGTCCACGACCAGGTCGTGGACGCCGACGACGCGCGGGTGGTCGAGGCTGGTGAGCGCGGTCCGCTCCTGGACGAAACGGCCGACCAGGACCTGGTCCGAGGCCAGGTCCTCGCGCAGCAGTTTGATCGCGACCGGGCCCTCGGGGCCGTCGCCGAGCCAGACTGTGCCTGCGGAGCCGCGGCCGATCACCTGGTGCGCGGTGTAGCGGCTACCGATCTTGCGTGCCAAGGCTGCTCCGTGCGCGGATGTGGGGAAGCCGAATGACTGGCTGTGTGTCAGCGACCAAAGTACGCGGACGGGGGTTGTTTGGGGGAACCGGGGACCATTACCGCTGGTCGGATGTCGACAAAGCGTCAATCATGCCCCGCCGCGCGGTCAGTTGCCCTGGTCGGTCGGCAGCCCGGTGGGCACCTTGGGGATCTTCGGGACCTCGTTCTTGATCTTGTCGGCGGTGCCGGTCATCCGGTCCCACCAGTTCACCACCTGGTGCCACCAGCCCTCGCCATTGTGGATCCAGTGCTGGAGCGGGGTGAACCACCAGACCACGGCCGCGATGACGGCCAGGATCAGCAGCGAGCGCAGGCAGCCGCCGCCGGGGATCCGCATCCGCCGGCGCGGGGCGCGGGGCGCGCGCTCCCGCCGCGGCTCGGGCTCCGGCTCGCGCCGCCGCTCCGGCTCGCGCTCACGCGGGGGCGCCTCCCGGACCGGCTCCGGCGCCGGGCGGGCGCCGGGCGCCGGGCGCCGCCCGCGCGGTGGCTCGGGCTCGTACGGCTGCTCGCTGCCGTAGCCGTCCGGCTCGTACCCCCGCCCGCCCGGGTACTGCTCGCCCGGGTACTGCTCCGCGCCGTAGCGGTCGCCCCGGTACTGCGGCTCGCCCCGGTACTGCGGATCGCGCTGGTACGGCGGCGGGGCCACCTGCGGGCGCGACTGCGGCTGCTCCTCGACCGCGTAGCCGTACTGGGTCTGCTCGCTGCGGTTCCGGGCCGCCCGCAGCTGGCTCTCCCAGGGGTGCGGCCCGGCCGGCTGCTCGGGCTCGGGCTGCTGGTAGGGGGGCTGCTGGTACTGCTGCTGCTCGAAGTGCGGCTGCAGCTGGGTGGGCGGCAGCTGGGCGGCCTGGAGCCGGGTCGGCTGCTGGGCGAAGCCCTGCTGGGCCGGCGGCAGCAGCCGGGTCGGGTCGGCGGCGCCCTGCGGCAGCAGCTCGGTCGCCTCGGCCGCGCCGAAGACCGAGGCCGCGAGCACGGTGGCGGCGGCCGGGTCGGCGTTCAGGCCGTTCGGCACGGTGGGGTCGTGCGGCCCGGCCACCGGCGCCAGCAGCGCGCCCACCGCGTAGGCGGCGTCGATCGCGGCCGGCGAGGCGTGCACGCCGATCCCGGCGGCGACCGTGCGCAGCGCCGTGGCCAGGGTGACCGCCGTGGGCCGCTGCGCCGGGTCCTTGCTGAGGCAGCGCTCGATGACCGTCCACAGCGGCTCGGGGACGGTGACCGGGCGGCGCGGCTCCTGGGTCAGGTGCGCGTGCAGGATCTGCAGCGGACCGTCGCCGTGGAACGGCGGCTGGCCGCTGACCAGCTCGTAGAGCATGATCCCGGCACCGTAGACGTCCACCGCCGCGGTCTGTTCGCGGCCCTCGGCGGACTCCGGGGCGACATAGGCGGGGGTGCCGACGAACTCGTGGGTCCGGGTGATGCCGGGCGAGTCGGCCAACCGGGCGATGCCGAAGTCGGTCAGCAGCGGGAGCATCTGCTCGCTGCCGTCGGCCCCCCGGACGGTCGCCAGCATCACGTTGGCGGGCTTGAGGTCGCGGTGGACGATGCCGTCGGCATGGCTGGTGGCCAGTGCGTCGGCGATCTGCGCCATCAGCAGCGCGGCCGCCACCGGGCTCAGCGGACCGTGGTCCGTCAGGTAGCGGTGCAGGTCGGGGCCGTCGACCAGGTCCATCACCAGGGCCAGCAGCTCGCCCTCCACCACCAGGTCGCGGACCCGGACGATATTGGGGTGGGCCAGTCGCAGCAGCACCGACCGCTCGCGCAGGAAGCGCATGACGATGTCGGGGTCGTTGGCCAGCTCCTCCTTGAGGACCTTGATGGCCACCAGTCGGCCGGCCGCGATGTCGGCGGCGGTGCGCTCGGCGGCGAGCCGCGCCGCTGCCGCCGGGTCGGCCAGGGCGGCGTCCGCCACGGTCGCGGCGTGGTCGGGACCGGCCGAAGGGACGATCAGCGTCGGGTCCGCCGGGGGCGGGCCG
The Streptacidiphilus albus JL83 genome window above contains:
- a CDS encoding serine/threonine-protein kinase; the protein is MRPVGSKYLLEEPLGRGATGTVWRARVRDEEARTLPGDPATASRFGTGQYGTGQYGTGQYGTGESGTAQSASTVLFGAFPSGGVQVGPGPYVAGPPPADPTLIVPSAGPDHAATVADAALADPAAAARLAAERTAADIAAGRLVAIKVLKEELANDPDIVMRFLRERSVLLRLAHPNIVRVRDLVVEGELLALVMDLVDGPDLHRYLTDHGPLSPVAAALLMAQIADALATSHADGIVHRDLKPANVMLATVRGADGSEQMLPLLTDFGIARLADSPGITRTHEFVGTPAYVAPESAEGREQTAAVDVYGAGIMLYELVSGQPPFHGDGPLQILHAHLTQEPRRPVTVPEPLWTVIERCLSKDPAQRPTAVTLATALRTVAAGIGVHASPAAIDAAYAVGALLAPVAGPHDPTVPNGLNADPAAATVLAASVFGAAEATELLPQGAADPTRLLPPAQQGFAQQPTRLQAAQLPPTQLQPHFEQQQYQQPPYQQPEPEQPAGPHPWESQLRAARNRSEQTQYGYAVEEQPQSRPQVAPPPYQRDPQYRGEPQYRGDRYGAEQYPGEQYPGGRGYEPDGYGSEQPYEPEPPRGRRPAPGARPAPEPVREAPPREREPERRREPEPEPRRERAPRAPRRRMRIPGGGCLRSLLILAVIAAVVWWFTPLQHWIHNGEGWWHQVVNWWDRMTGTADKIKNEVPKIPKVPTGLPTDQGN